In one window of Juglans regia cultivar Chandler chromosome 3, Walnut 2.0, whole genome shotgun sequence DNA:
- the LOC109007224 gene encoding dehydration-responsive element-binding protein 2F, producing the protein MENCKRSSLKPWKKGPTRGKGGPLNASCKYRGVRQRTWGKWVAEIREPKKRTRLWLGSFATAEEAAMAYDEAARRLYGPDAYLNLPHLQPNPNPNPLIKSQKFKWFPSKNFISMFPSCALLNINAQPSVHVIHQRLQELKQNAVQSLTPSTSSSSCDSKAKIQTMSDQIENPTVKRKDAEISSDKMLGACDEKPQIDLNEFLQQLGILKDERQSESTDATLSFAVPDAALKECDDELGPGTFANKSFNWDSVIEMHGITDQGAEAGNLQVCDFNEEISFSTSIWNF; encoded by the coding sequence ATGGAGAATTGCAAAAGATCCTCGTTAAAGCCATGGAAGAAAGGCCCCACTAGAGGCAAAGGTGGCCCTCTGAATGCCTCGTGCAAGTACCGAGGTGTTCGACAAAGAACATGGGGCAAATGGGTTGCCGAAATTAGAGAGCCTAAGAAGAGGACTAGACTCTGGTTAGGTTCTTTTGCCACCGCCGAAGAGGCTGCCATGGCTTATGATGAGGCTGCAAGGAGATTGTATGGACCAGATGCTTACCTCAATCTTCCTCATCTTcaacccaaccccaaccccaaccctcTAATCAAGTCCCAAAAGTTCAAATGGTTTCCTTCCAAGAATTTCATTTCCATGTTTCCTTCTTGCGCGTTGCTTAATATAAATGCCCAGCCTAGCGTTCATGTCATTCATCAGAGGCTCCAAGAACTTAAGCAAAATGCGGTTCAAAGCCTAACACCCTCTACCAGTTCATCTTCATGCGATTCAAAAGCTAAAATCCAGACCATGAGTGACCAAATAGAAAACCCAACAGTTAAGAGGAAAGATGCAGAAATTTCATCAGACAAGATGCTGGGAGCTTGTGATGAGAAACCACAGATTGATCTCAATGAGTTTCTTCAGCAGTTGGGTATACTGAAAGACGAGAGACAGTCAGAATCAACCGATGCCACACTAAGCTTTGCAGTGCCAGATGCGGCATTGAAAGAATGTGATGACGAACTTGGACCTGGAACCTTTGCCAACAAGAGTTTTAACTGGGATTCAGTGATCGAGATGCATGGGATTACAGATCAAGGAGCAGAAGCCGGTAACCTCCAAGTTTGTGACTTTAATGAAGAGATCAGTTTCTCTACTTCCATCTGGAATTTCTGA
- the LOC109007223 gene encoding DNA-binding protein SMUBP-2, which translates to MEGGKTKKISSPLSLQQFISITVPLLDLEKDAEISASISTGASRNLETAQKRGSTILNLKCVDAQTGLMGKTLLEFQSTKGDVLPAHKFGTHDVVVLRPNKADLGSPELGQGVVYRLKDSSITVAFDDIPEDGLNSPLRLEKVANEVTYRRMKDALVQLSKGVQKGPAADLIPVLFGESPPTVTKKDVKFTPFNSNLDNSQKDAISKALSSKNIFLLHGPPGTGKTTTVVEIILQEVKRGSKILACAASNIAVDNIVERLVPHRVNLVRLGHPARLLPQVLESALDAQVLRGDNSALASDIRKEMKVLNGKLLKTKDKNTRRDIQKELRTLSKEERKRQQLAVKDVIKRADVVLTTLTGASSHKLDNTSFDLVIIDEAAQALEIACWIALLKGSRCILSGDHLQLPPTIQSVEAERKGLGRTLFERLADMYGNEVMSMLTIQYRMHELIMNWSSKELYSSKIKAHPSVAAHMLFDFEDVKRTTSTEPAILLIDTAGCDMDEKKDEEDSTLNEGEAEVAIAHAKRLVQSGVQASDIGIITPYAAQVVLLKILRSNEEKLKHVEISTVDGFQGREKEAIIISMVRSNSKKEVGFLSDRRRMNVAVTRARRQCCLVCDTETVSSDGFLKRLIEYFEEHGEYLSASEYQNE; encoded by the exons ATGGAGGGAGGGAAGACGAAGAAGATctcatctcctctctctctccagcaaTTCATCTCTATCACAGTCCCTCTCCTCGATTTGGAGAAG GACGCTGAGATATCGGCATCAATCAGCACAGGCGCGTCTAGAAACTTAGAGACTGCTCAAAAGAGGGGCTCCACTATTCTCAATCTGAAGTGTGTAGACGCTCAG ACAGGGCTAATGGGGAAAACGCTTCTTGAGTTTCAATCTACTAAAGGGGACGTTCTTCCTGCTCACAAG TTTGGCACACATGATGTGGTTGTTTTAAGACCTAATAAGGCTGATTTGGGGTCTCCTGAACTTGGACAAGGTGTGGTTTACCGGTTAAAG GACTCTTCAATCACTGTTGCTTTTGATGACATCCCAGAAGACGGTTTGAATAGTCCCCTTCGTCTTGAGAAAGTGGCCAATGAG GTGACATACCGAAGGATGAAGGATGCCTTGGTACAATTGAGTAAAGGTGTGCAGAAGGGGCCTGCAGCTGATCTCATTCCTGTTTTATTCGGAGAGAGCCCACCGACAGTGACCAAGAAGGATGTCAAATTCACCCCCTTCAACTCCAACCTTGATAACTCTCAA AAAGATGCCATTTCAAAAGCCCTGTCATCAAAGAATATATTCTTGCTGCATGGCCCTCCTGGAACTGGAAAAACCACAACTGTGGTGGAGATTATCTTACAAGAAGTGAAACGTGGATCAAAGATTCTTGCATGTGCTGCTTCAAATATTGCTGTAGACAACATTGTTGAGCGACTTGTTCCTCACAG AGTAAATTTGGTGAGATTGGGGCATCCTGCACGTTTACTGCCTCAAGTATTGGAGAGTGCGCTGGATGCTCAG GTTTTACGGGGAGATAATAGTGCTCTGGCTAGTGACATTCGGAAGGAAATGAAG GTCTTAAATGGGAAACTGTTGAAAACCAAAGACAAAAACACAAGGAGAGACATCCAGAAGGAGCTTAGAACTCTTTCTAAAGAAGAGCGTAAAAGGCAGCAACTTGCTGTTAAAGATGTAATTAAAAGAGCAGATGTGGTGTTGACAACCTTGACTGGAGCATCTTCCCACAAGTTGGATAACACTTCATTTGACTTGGTGATTATTGATGAAGCTGCTCAGGCACTTGAGATAGCATGCTGGATAGCTCTACTAAAG GGTTCAAGATGTATACTTTCTGGTGACCATCTTCAGCTTCCCCCTACGATTCAAAGTGTTGAAGCTGAGAGGAAAGGTTTGGGAAGAACCCTATTTGAACGCCTTGCAGACATGTATGGAAATGAAGTCATGTCTATGCTCACCATACAGTACCGCATGCATGAGCTAATTATGAATTGGTCATCTAAAGAGCTTTACAGCAGTAAG ATAAAAGCCCATCCAAGTGTTGCTGCACATATGCTTTTTGATTTTGAGGACGTGAAGAGAACCACTTCGACCGAACCCGCCATTCTTCTCATAGACACAGCTGG GTGTGATATGGACGAAAAGAAGGATGAAGAAGATAGCACATTGAATGAGGGCGAAGCGGAAGTTGCTATTGCCCATGCAAAGAGACTTGTTCAAAGTGGAGTCCAGGCTTCTGATATTGGTATTATTACCCCATATGCTGCACAG GTTGTGTTACTAAAGATATTGAGAAGCAATGAAGAGAAACTAAAACACGTCGAAATCTCAACAGTTGATGGCTTCCAGGGACGAGAAAAGGAAGCTATTATTATTTCCATGGTTCGATCGAACTCAAAGAAAGAG GTGGGGTTTCTGAGTGACCGCAGGCGAATGAATGTGGCTGTGACACGGGCTAGAAGGCAATGCTGTCTTGTCTGTGACACCGAAACAGTGAGTAGTGATGGGTTCTTAAAACGATTAATTGAATATTTTGAGGAGCATGGTGAGTATCTAAGTGCCTCAGAGTATCAAAATGAATAA
- the LOC109007219 gene encoding uncharacterized protein LOC109007219: MFMDMFSVQKWKCSWSLIAAIASIVALVSVVHLFLFPLGPSFDYFKQAQNACVPVNGSSEATTNHVREDLQPTADLDQRFPADLHKGVVYRGAPWKAEIGQWLSGCDSVTKEVSIAEIICGSICEKDCSGHGVCNRELGQCRCFHGYSGEECSKRQQLKCNYPQSPEQPYGRWVVSICPTYCDPTRAMCFCGEGSKYPNRPVPEACGFNINLPSEPGAPKLTDWTKADLDNIFTTNGSKPGWCNVDPSEAYANKVQFKEECDCKYDGLWGRFCEVPVLCTCINQCSGHGHCRGGFCQCDNGWYGIDCSIPSVVSSIREWPQWLRPAQFNVPDHAHLTAKIVNLNALVKKKRPLIYVYDLPPSFNSLLLEGRHFKFECVNRIYDDKNATLWTDQLYGAQMALYESILASPHRTLNGEEADFFFVPVLDACIITRADDAPHLSMEEHMGLRSSLTLEFYKNAYDHIVEKYPYWNRSSGRDHIWFFSWDEGACYAPKEIWSSMMLVHWGNTNSKHNHSTTAYWADNWDRIPSSRRGNHPCFEPEKDLVLPAWKRPDGFALGSKFWARPRDKRKTLFYFNGNLGPAYLNGRPEASYSMGIRQKIAEEFGSSPNKEGKLGKQHAEDVIVTPLRSENYHEDLASSVFCGVFPGDGWSGRIEDSILQGCIPVVIQDGIFLPYENVLNYESFAVRIHEDEIPNLIKILRGFNETEIEYKLANVRKIWQRFLYRDSIMLEAERQKTAFGHVEDWAVDFLQLIEDDVFATFIQALHYKLHNDPWRRHVHVHLEKEFGLPRECLIGTN, from the exons ATGTTTATGGATATGTTCTCTGTTCAGAAGTGGAAATGCTCATGGTCTTTGATAGCAGCAATTGCTTCTATTGTGGCATTAGTTTCCGTAGTTCATCTATTCCTGTTTCCTTTGGGGCCTTCTTTTGATTACTTCAAGCAAGCTCAAAACGCTTGTGTCCCGGTTAATGGATCATCCGAGGCAACAACCAACCATGTTAGGGAAGATCTACAGCCGACAGCTGATTTAGATCAAAGGTTTCCAGCTGACTTGCATAAGGGGGTTGTCTACCGTGGTGCACCATGGAAGGCTGAGATTGGACAGTGGCTTTCTGGTTGTGATTCAGTTACCAAAGAAGTCAGCATTGCTGAG ATAATATGTGGCAGTATCTGTGAAAAAGACTGTAGCGGTCATGGGGTCTGTAATCGTGAATTGGGACAATGCCGGTGCTTTCATGGATATAGTG GAGAAGAATGCTCCAAAAGACAACAGTTGAAATGCAACTACCCACAATCACCAGAACAACCATATGGGCGATGGGTTGTCTCAATATGCCCCACTTATTGTGACCCTACACGAGCAATGTGCTTCTGTGGAGAAGGctcaaaatacccaaatcgtcCAGTGCCTGAGGCCTGTGGGTTTAACATAAA CTTACCTTCTGAACCTGGTGCTCCCAAACTGACTGATTGGACAAAAGCTGaccttgataatatttttacgACCAATGGTAGCAAACCAGGATGGTGTAATGTGGACCCATCTGAAGCATATGCTAACAAGGTGCAATTCAAAGAGGAATGTGACTGCAAATATGATGGTCTCTGGGGGCGATTCTGTGAAGTTCCTGTTCTATGTACTTGTATTAATCAATGCTCTGGACATGGGCATTGCCGTGGTGGATTTTGTCAA TGCGACAATGGATGGTATGGAATAGATTGCAGCATTCCATCTGTTGTGTCTTCTATCAGAGAGTGGCCTCAATGGCTTCGACCAGCTCAGTTTAATGTTCCTGATCATGCACACCTCACAGCGAAGATTGTCAATCTCAATGCCCtggtgaaaaagaaaaggcccCTTATTTATGTTTATGACTTGCCCCCAAGTTTCAACAGCCTTCTTCTTGAG GGTCGCCATTTTAAGTTCGAGTGTGTAAACAGAATATATGATGACAAGAATGCAACATTGTGGACAGATCAGCTGTATGGTGCCCAG ATGGCACTGTATGAAAGCATCTTAGCGAGTCCACATAGAACACTGAATGGTGAAGAAGcagattttttctttgttcctgTGCTTGATGCATGCATAATAACTCGTGCTGATGATGCTCCTCACTTGAGCATGGAG GAGCATATGGGCTTGAGGAGTTCTCTCACTCTGGAATTTTATAAGAATGCCTACGATCACATTGTCGAGAAATATCCTTACTGGAATCGCTCATCAGGAAGAGACCATATTTGG TTCTTTTCCTGGGATGAAGGTGCTTGCTATGCCCCTAAGGAGATATGGAGTAGCATGATGTTGGTCCACTGGGGTAACACAAACTCAAAGCATAACCATTCAACAACAGCCTATTGGGCTGATAACTGGGATAGAATTCCTTCCAGTCGAAGAGGCAACCACCCATGCTTTGAACCTGAGAAAGATCTTGTGCTGCCTGCTTGGAAACGTCCGGATGGTTTTGCATTAGGCTCAAAATTTTGGGCGAG GCCCCGAGATAAGCGAAAGACACTGTTCTATTTCAATGGAAATCTAGGACCAGCTTACCTAAATGGAAGGCCGGAAGCTTC GTATAGTATGGGTATTAGACAAAAAATAGCAGAAGAGTTTGGATCAAGCCCTAACAAGGAAGGCAAACTTGGGAAACAGCATGCAGAAGATGTGATTGTAACACCACTACGTTCTGAAAATTATCACGAGGATTTAGCCAGCTCTGTTTTCTGTGGGGTATTTCCTGGAGATGGTTGGAGCGGTCGAATAGAAGATAGTATTCTGCAAGGGTGCATTCCTGTGGTCATTCAG GATGGGATTTTCCTGCCATACGAGAATGTGCTCAACTATGAAAGCTTTGCTGTTCGGATACACGAAGATGAAATTCCAAATTTGATAAAGATTCTCCgg GGATTCAACGAGACAGAAATAGAATATAAGCTGGCCAATGTACGGAAAATCTGGCAGAGGTTCTTGTATCGTGATTCTATTATGCTTGAAGCTGAGAGGCAAAAAACAGCTTTTGGCCATGTTGAGGACTGGGCAGTTGATTTCTTGCAATTAATTGAAGACGATGTCTTTGCCACATTTATACAG GCTTTGCATTACAAGTTACATAATGACCCATGGAGACGACATGTACATGTACATCTAGAAAAAGAGTTTGGGTTACCTAGAGAATGTTTGATAGGAACCAACTGA
- the LOC109007221 gene encoding adenylosuccinate synthetase 2, chloroplastic, producing MKLSSLALDTNPITGPRTAFVGLHHRPITPRRPTVVVCSSVKPVVASASLSVAESATAAQGHPSRIGSLSQVSGVLGSQWGDEGKGKLVDILAQHFDIVARCQGGANAGHTIYNAEGKKFALHLIPSGILNEDTLCVIGNGVVVHLPGLFQEIDGLESNGVSCKGRILVSDRAHLLFDFHQVVDGLRESELAKSFIGTTKRGIGPCYSSKVIRNGIRVNDLRHMDTFPEKLDLLLSDAASRFQGFNYGPEMLREEVERYKRFAERLEPFIADTVHVMNESISEKKKILVEGGQATMLDIDFGTYPFVTSSSPSAGGICTGLGIAPRVIGDLIGVVKAYTTRVGSGPFPTEILGQGGDLLRFAGQEFGTTTGRPRRCGWLDIVALKYCCQINGFSSLNLTKLDVLSELPEIQLGVAYKHIDGTPIKSFPGDLHLLEQLKVEYEVLPGWKSDISSIRNYADLPLAARTYVERIEELVGVPIHYIGIGPGRDALIIK from the exons ATGAAACTCTCGTCACTCGCACTCGACACCAACCCCATCACGGGCCCACGGACGGCGTTCGTGGGGTTGCACCACAGGCCCATTACCCCTCGCCGCCCAACCGTTGTCGTATGCTCCTCCGTAAAGCCCGTCGTGGCCTCAGCTTCTCTCAGCGTGGCCGAATCTGCCACCGCCGCCCAGGGACATCCGAGTCGGATTGGGTCGCTGAGTCAGGTATCGGGCGTCCTGGGCTCCCAGTGGGGCGACGAAGGCAAAGGCAAGCTCGTCGATATCTTGGCCCAGCACTTCGACATCGTTGCTCGTTGTCAG GGTGGAGCCAATGCAGGACATACTATCTACAATGCGGAGGGAAAGAAATTTGCCCTTCACCTGATTCCTTCTGGCATCCTTAATGAGGATACTCTGTGTGTTATCGGGAATGGAGTTGTAGTGCATCTACCGGGACTGTTTCAAGAAATTGATGGCCTAGAATCCAATGGGGTTTCCTGCAAAGGAAGGATACTGGTTTCTGACCGTGctcatttgttatttgactTCCATCAAGTGGTGGATGGGCTTAGAGAGTCTGAGCTTGCCAAATCTTTTATTGGCACAACTAAGAGAGGCATTGGGCCATGTTACTCAAGCAAGGTTATTCGGAATGGCATTAGAGTAAATGACCTAAGGCACATGGATACTTTCCCTGAAAAGCTGGATCTTTTATTGTCAGATGCAGCTTCAAGATTCCAAGGTTTTAACTATGGACCAGAAATGCTTAGGGAAGAAGTTGAAAGATACAAGAGGTTTGCCGAGAGATTGGAGCCCTTCATTGCTGATACCGTGCATGTCATGAATGAATCCATctcagagaagaagaagattttggtTGAAGGTGGTCAGGCGACCATGCTAGATATTGACTTTGGAACTTATCCTTTTGTTACTTCTTCTAGCCCATCTGCTGGTGGGATTTGCACCGGTCTTGGCATTGCTCCAAGAGTAATAGGTGATCTAATTGGAGTG GTAAAAGCCTACACTACAAGAGTCGGTTCTGGTCCTTTCCCTACAGAAATCTTGGGTCAGGGGGGTGATCTACTCAGGTTTGCTGGTCAGGAGTTTGGCACTACTACAGGTCGTCCTCGTCGTTGTGGTTGGCTTGATATAGTAGCGCTGAAATACTGTTGTCAGATCAATGGCTTTTCGTCACTAAATCTTACCAAACTGGACGTGTTGTCGGAGCTTCCTGAAATTCAGTTGGGGGTTGCGTATAAGCACATCGATGGTACACCAATTAAATCATTCCCTGGAGATCTTCATCTTCTTGAGCAATTGAAG GTGGAATATGAGGTATTGCCTGGATGGAAGAGTGATATTTCTTCTATCAGAAACTATGCCGACCTTCCATTGGCTGCACGTACGTATGTAGAAAGGATAGAAGAACTTGTTGGTGTACCCATCCATTATATTGGTATTGGACCTGGACGTGATGCcctcataataaaataa